One genomic region from Sparus aurata chromosome 15, fSpaAur1.1, whole genome shotgun sequence encodes:
- the LOC115596771 gene encoding zinc finger BED domain-containing protein 5-like, which produces MAENKKKCRQYNANYINYGFIPSPANVHLPMCLLCEQVFSNEAMKPSRLQEHLSKKHPDKASKDSAYFQSLRDQRSRRPTINTMFARSVNQTESGLVASYNIALLIAKAGLPFTVGESLVIPAIKEAISTVMQRDPAPVTKAIPLSNDSVARRIREMSMDTEQQLCATLRGCRFSIQLDETTTADNNVLLMAYVRYVSGRDLHEDFLFGEYLATDTRGETIFAALTEFLRERDIPVTNIIACATDGAPAMVGRYRGFATLLKQQVPQVLTVHCILHCHNLVAKKMSPSLHQSLDVAVKAINKIKADALNDRLFRQLCGDNDEAFKGLLLHTEVRWLSKGNCLARLCELFPSVIEFLDQADATLKAKLWSCRHDIFYLSDFFGKMNEVTLKLQGWDDAGPLQGHRLQLLAKLELYQQNLGRRQFINFPQLAKVLDELTDSHLLLYTDHLKAVKADMAIRFRDLQQLDVPDWVMEPWKADAVSCEPEIQESLIDLQNDEEAKATFRTSGWRAMWVTQGQRFPPLWERVHLLLLAFPTSYLVEQGFSQVLHMQTKYRNRLNLVSSGALRLKLISQCPDVKKLAAAHQAQGSH; this is translated from the exons ATGGCGGAAAACAAGAAGAAGTGCCGGCAGTACAATGCAAATTACATAAATTATGGATTTATTCCATCACCAGCGAATGTACATCTGCCGATGTGCCTGCTATGTGAGCAGGTTTTCTCAAATGAGGCAATGAAGCCGTCGCGATTACAGGAGCATCTGTcaaaaaaacatcctgacaAGGCATCAAAAGACTCGGCCTACTTCCAGTCACTGAGAGATCAGCGTTCAAGGCGCCCTACGATCAACACCATGTTCGCTCGGAGCGTCAACCAAACAGAGAGCGGGTTGGTGGCATCTTACAATATAGCTCTGCTAATTGCAAAGGCCGGCTTACCGTTCACTGTAGGGGAGTCTCTCGTTATTCCTGCAATAAAGGAGGCGATCTCCACTGTCATGCAGCGCGACCCTGCGCCAGTCACCAAGGCCATCCCGCTCAGCAACGACAGTGTGGCCCGGCGCATACGGGAGATGTCCATGGACACTGAGCAACAGCTGTGTGCTACGTTGCGCGGCTGTCGCTTTAGTATCCAGCTGGATGAGACCACCACGGCCGACAACAATGTTCTCCTGATGGCCTATGTCCGTTATGTGTCCGGGAGGGATCTGCATGAGGATTTCCTGTTCGGGGAATACCTGGCCACAGACACGCGAGGGGAAACCATCTTCGCCGCCCTGACGGAGTTCCTGCGGGAGAGGGACATCCCAGTGACGAACATCATCGCCTGCGCCACGGATGGAGCGCCAGCTATGGTCGGCAGATACCGGGGATTCGCCACCCTCCTCAAGCAGCAAGTCCCCCAGGTGTTGACAGTGCACTGCATACTGCACTGTCACAACTTGGTGGCCAAAAAAATGTCCCCGTCACTCCATCAGTCCCTGGATGTTGCGGTCAAGGcgatcaacaaaataaaagccgatGCGCTTAATGATCGGCTCTTCAGACAGCTGTGTGGGGACAATGATGAGGCCTTTAAGGGTCTGCTGCTCCACACAGAGGTGCGCTGGCTGTCAAAGGGCAACTGCTTGGCCAGGCTGTGCGAGCTTTTCCCTTCAGTAATTGAATTTCTCGACCAGGCAGACGCAACCTTGAAGGCCAAGCTGTGGTCCTGTCGCCATGACATTTTTTACCTCTCCGACTTCTTCGGAAAAATGAATGAGGTCACATTGAAGCTCCAGGGATGGGATGACGCTGGTCCACTCCAAGGCCACCGTCTGCAGCTTCTTGCAAAACTGGAGCTCTACCAACAGAACCTGGGGAGGCGACAATTCATTAACTTTCCGCAGTTAGCCAAG GTGTTGGATGAGCTGACGGATAGTCACCTGCTGCTCTACACCGACCACTTGAAGGCAGTCAAGGCCGACATGGCGATTCGGTTCAGGGACCTCCAGCAGTTAGATGTGCCTGACTGGGTGATGGAGCCATGGAAAGcagatgctgtcagctgtgagcCCGAAATCCAGGAGAGCCTCATTGATCTCCAGAACGACGAAGAGGCAAAAGCAACGTTCCGGACCTCAGGTTGGCGTGCGATGTGGGTAACGCAAGGTCAGCGTTTTCCCCCGTTGTGGGAGAGGGTCCATCTCCTGCTCCTCGCTTTCCCCACGTCGTACCTCGTCGAACAGGGATTCAGCCAAGTGCTCCACATGCAGACGAAATACCGCAACCGTCTGAACCTGGTTAGCTCTGGCGCTCTCAGACTGAAACTAATATCCCAGTGTCCAGATGTGAAAAAGCTGGCAGCGGCCCACCAAGCACAGGGCTCTCACTAG